A window of the Candidatus Nanoarchaeia archaeon genome harbors these coding sequences:
- a CDS encoding thioredoxin family protein, whose product MAKGGLDVNDSMPAFTLPAADGSIIDSKKLKKKLQLIVFTCNHCPYAKAAWPKLIEIEKKFRKDVDVVAINSNDAELFPDDSFEAMQEFAKKNRLAFPYLYDEPQDAARAFHAKCTPDLYVFKAGKLVYRGRIDDNLEAPYSATKHELEEALKNLLSKGKVGFAPQPSGGCSIKWKE is encoded by the coding sequence ATGGCAAAAGGAGGGTTAGATGTTAACGATTCAATGCCTGCGTTTACTCTGCCTGCTGCAGATGGATCAATAATTGATTCCAAAAAACTGAAGAAAAAGCTGCAGCTGATAGTCTTTACCTGCAACCATTGCCCGTATGCAAAAGCTGCCTGGCCGAAACTGATTGAGATTGAAAAGAAATTCAGGAAGGATGTTGATGTTGTTGCAATCAACTCAAATGACGCTGAACTGTTTCCTGACGACAGCTTTGAAGCAATGCAGGAATTTGCAAAAAAGAATAGGCTTGCTTTTCCCTACCTCTATGATGAGCCCCAGGATGCTGCGAGAGCATTCCATGCAAAATGCACTCCTGACCTCTACGTATTTAAGGCCGGAAAACTCGTATATAGGGGAAGGATTGATGACAACTTAGAGGCTCCTTACAGCGCAACCAAGCATGAACTCGAAGAGGCATTGAAGAATCTTCTCAGCAAGGGAAAAGTCGGTTTTGCTCCTCAGCCTTCTGGTGGTTGTTCGATCAAGTGGAAGGAGTAG